ATTGGATCACACTGGCCCTCACTTCTGCCTGCCAACAACTGTTGGTTGTATTATCCATAACAAGTTGACACTAGCTTGAGCCCAGCCACAGAACAGTTAGTGCACTACTGTCTTGGGGGAAATGGATATCCCCAAACCATGTTGTCTTCCATTCCCAGAGCAGCCTGAATCCTGAGGTGGGAGGGCAGTTTAGCAGGCCCTTCCTTTATTCCTGGCCCTAACTACTAGCTCCACTCACTCATCACATACGAATACATACCTGTCTAGTTTTCTTTTGACTATTttcaaacagggtctcactacataggcctggaacttgctatgtacatTAGCCCTGCCTTTCCTCCTGAGTGCCGATTAAATGCCCAGACCAGCACACCTGGCTTCATCCCCACAATGTTCCACTATTCACACTGTTCAGTTGGATCTTTACTCCACTTCATTAACTCTTTGGTAAGCTCAGCTTGGGCCCCATTAGTTCTTAAGCTCTCCTAGGAACTTTTGTTGAATTCCAGGGCTTTTCATTCTCTAGATCCCTTTTGGGCCTCAAACACACCATTAAAAGGTTACTTACAAAGGAGAGTGTATGATTTTAAAGATCAGAGCAAAATCGTGGCTTTGTGCTAAGGAAGCACTAGTTTCAGAGTAAaagaagaaataggaaagaaacaaGTGGGGGTTGGTCATTCATCAAGCTGTGTACATTGTTTGTTACTCCTCTTAAAATACTCTCGACTGTGCTCTAGCTTCCCACAACCCAACCACTGAACTTGGGGGGTCTTTCTAAAAACCCAAGTCGacgtgttggagagatggctcagtgactagctgcactgagtgttcttccagaggtccttgagttcaattccagcaaccacacaacaatctgtaatggggtctgaagACAAagcactcaaaaacaaaaaccaaaccaagtcCACTTCAAAAGCAGTGAGTCTCTTAGCTGCTATGAGGCTTCTGCATGTTTGGTGCCTTAGTGTCCATTGCAGTTGTGAGACAGGCAGGGACAGATACTTAAAGCTGGGAATAGTTCAGTCAGTCTTTTGGGTCACAGGTGTCTGGGCTGCATGCATGCCACCAGCCTCGGCAACCTGCCTGGATGTGCCCAATCGCCAGCTGTATGTCCTGGTGGGTAACCAGCACTGTTTCGGCAGGTACCAAAGCACATCACAATAGTTTGAAAGCCTTACAAAATAAGTCTACTTTTCCTCCTGTAGAATTCCTGTCATGACCACCCACCTTCCAGCAAGCCAAGTTATTAAAATAACGCTATAACCGCTAGGTCGAGATCTAACCAAATCTAGCAATTACCTTTGAAAGATTGAGTTTATATACTGTCAACTGACTTAAACTCCGATTAAAGCAAACACGTGAGTAACCAACTAGAGTAGTGTTGGTGCTCTACCAATattccaagcacttgggaggccgaggcaggaggatcctagGTTTGAGGCTACCTCACAAAAGTTTGTTTCAGGACAGGAAAGATGATAGTACATGCTTATAAATCCAACATTCAGGAACCCAAAGCAGGAAGGAGAATGACCTTAAATCTAAAGCTAGTCTGGATTATACAGTCAGTACAGGGTCATCTGAGTTACAGACAAAGACGTCCAGGAACAAACCCAGGGTCTTATTACACACTAAGCACACACTATAACCACTGACTATACACCTGACCTGCCCACATGAAAAAGAGAATTAAGGCAGCCCTAGCTGCTCGTCAACTTACCTTGATTCTCCTGTGTACTAGGACTACAGGCATGCGGCCACATGCTTATCTCACAAGAGTTTTATTCACGAAAGCAGTAACTAGCACCGCTACTGCTATATAACATCTAAAAAGTTGAGGCTGTCAATTTACACAAGCACGGAGGATGCCACCTCCTGAGGCCATGGACGCTCAATGAGAGCAAATCAAGATTTCAGACCAATGACATGAGTTAATAGCTTTTTCCTGCTAATACaggaagaaaatatatgaaaaaaaaaaaaaaaagaaagatgcaatagcaaaagaaaaaggtGTTTGAAAATCACAAAACATGAACAGAATATAAATTAGCAAAATTACGGAAGGCTTAAATGttcacagaaagaataaaagtaagTGTGattactcaaaacaaaacaagagagtaGAAGTGAGCTACTTAACCCTGAAAGGCACGTAAGGGGCTGGGAACCTGAGGAACCATGGAAGCTACAGGAGCAGGGCAGAGCATGGAGACCCACAGCTGTGCAGAAACCCCACCAACCTACTAAACCCCCCTAGGTGTCCATTTTCTCtttgaacaagaaagaaaaacacctacCCCACAGAATTATCACAGAGTCAAAAGTCCACACAAATGAAGGGTCAAGAACAGCTCTCCACACAGGGATACGAAGAATACAGTGAGTGAGAGTCAAACTTAAAGTCACTACAGAGGGACATATGAATGACAAAGACGAAAACAGCATCCTCAGCTCACAAACACAGGCTGTGCCGGCTTCCAGTCACACAAAGACCAGCAATCGAGAGTGTTACACGTATGTACTTGAGATAGTGAGCAGGAGCCAGAATGACGACACTGCTTTACCgagcactgaggaggcaggtctctgagtctgaagctagccagtgctacacagtaaGTCCCTGCTCAAAaaaagaggggtggggtgggggttggctGTAAACTCAGAGGTATGGTTGGAAGGAAGAGGTGCTTCGGGAGGCTCTGAATCTATTCCAGGACCCAACTACTACCGCAATTAGAAAGCAGAAGACGTTAAAATGAGACCGGAAAGCTTAATCTGTAAATAAATACCACAGGATAGGTGCTATATAGAAATCTTAAATTTCATGCTATCTGAAAATCATTTATTCAACAACAGAACTAGAGGTTAATTACTTTATTATTGAATTATATTGTAAAGTCTACATCTATGAATTAATAAATGCTTTGCATTTACATCAAGGACACATTTACTCTAGGGGAAtaaaacagacacagacaaaagACCAAGTACAcgtttgcttaaaaaaaaaatggcatgttTTACCTGGCCCTACTTTTTCTATACTGGACCATACTTTCTGATTCCAGACTGACCTTACATATGTGAAGTCTGATTTATATCCCCACATTTTTTAAACATCAAATGGGGCTTCTCACAATTTTTAATTAGAAACAATAGATTGAAAGCAATATGAGAAGCTATGTctgaaaacaaaggaaggaagatggcTATCACTGTAGGGTGAGAAATTTGAGTAACCCATGCCCCCTGTGGCTGGTCTCAAGAGACACTTTGACTCTGAGGCAAACACTTCAGATCTAAGTCAGCTCCCCACATGCCCTCAAAGACCAGACCTGCATGTTCTGGTCTCAATAGCAAAAGTATACTTAAAATGTCTACAAGATATCTAAAAGCTAAATACAGtaaattttaagacaaaattgTGTGCTGATCTAAATATTCATATTCAGCTTCCtcctttgtaaaaattaaaaatgtctttacattttggatgttattaaaaaataatttacattctTAGTGTGCTTTACGGTCAATAACTGTAAAATTGCAACTTAAATGATTGAGTTAAAAATGTTTATGCTTTGCTTGATTTTTACtaaaatttaaattgaatttCATCTAAGCCATATATGAGGTAAATTTCAGCTAAAAAGACAACTATAAGGATATCACTAATCATTTCAAGAGTACACAAAACCATATAATGCCCACCTTATTTGAAATTACAAATTAAGCATTAACAACTACACATGTGATTTAAAAGCAAGTTGGTTATACTTTTAAATCAAATCACATGGGGGAATTAtatgtctaaaacaaacaaaaacctcaacacCCTGActcaacccaaaacaaaacaaaaatccctgggtgaaaaaaaatttttttttggttaaaagaAGACAATGAAATCCAACTGAAACAGAGGGGACCAGTGTTTAGTTTCTAACTTCTAAACAAATACCCCCACACTTATTTACCTAAACAAATACCCCCACACTTATTTACCTAAAGAATATTTTGATAAGCTGGATTGACGGGATAAATGCTTTGCTGTAAATAAAAAGCACAGGATCCCAACGGGAGCCTTGGAGCTAGCTAACAGCTCTCTCAAACGCGTGCAGCCAGCCAAAGGTCCCCTAAAGCAGTATCGATTGCTCTACAAGACCCCCGTGGAAAACCAAGTGTACTTAATGAAGTAGGACTTCCATGATATGACAAATACTCTAGCGAGTAGTGTGGGAGGGCTGCACTGGCGACACCACACGACAGGAGTCACAGAAGAGCTTATTGCTGTACCTTCCATGGACAAACTGCTGCGGACAGGAAGCACAACTGCGTGACCGTTTCTCATACTGAACTTCATTCACATTTGTAACATTTTTACTCAGCAGAGAATAAGTCGTAAATGTTTTCTGTAAGAATTCCAAGTATTTAATGTGTAGCTTCACATTACATCACCATGTTTTGCCTTATttttcaaatacacaaaacaatgCATTTTCCCCAAAAGTGAAATAAGAtgtccacattaaaaaaataaagcctacAAAAAAGTTCTGGAGctaaaaaaattattcatatgGCACAGTGTGATCTCCAAAGTCCAAAATATTGAAATGAGATCATGTAAGCATCCTGCTTGCTTTTCAATGCAGCGCTAACTTTACTGAGGTGACATCACAATTTAGTTCTTCAGTCAACAGTGGACACAAATGTTTTTCTATGGTTATTAAAAACAGGAGATCAAGTTGAATGTGCCGAAATGATTTCTTCAGTTGGATATTTTAGCATCTTGAAGAAAATTAGTGAAGGGATTTCCTTGGTTTGTTTCCATAGCTTGAtagaccaaaaacaaaaaaaccgcCACAACTGCAAACAGCAACATTTTTATCCACATAGGAACGGATCGTCCCTTCTTTGTCTTTTCCGACTTGACGTCTGCCAAGGGGACGTACTTAGGGACGTATTTAGATGAGAATGGTTCTTCCATCCTGAAGTCACTGAGCTCGAGAGGCCGGCCTGCAGCACCTTTGATTGGTCTGCGGCAGCTAGCACTGTTCAAAGTTAAAGAGAGAATTCCAGATGATTCAAGTCAACAACAAAACCTTAGTGTGATTTCTAAGCACACTGCaaaaagcagcagcagaaaaCTGACAAACAGAAGCAGGGGATCTACTGATCACATGCTGCTCAGTCTTTGCTTTTGTTCTGTGGTGGAGCTGGGAGGTTAAGTTAGGGCCTCAAATGCTTGGTGGGCATTGTTATTacagaactccagttccagctaGGTTTTCATCTTAAAAGTtagttttgggctggagagatggctcagctgtgtAAAGAacaggctcacaaccaaaaggctaagggcttggttcccagcacccacagctgtCTCTCCACCTACCtttagccaggtatggtgatgcacacctttgatcttagcacttgggaaacagaagtgagcagatctcagtctgaggttaGACTGACCAATGGagcaaattccagaacagccagggctgttatagagaaaccatgttttgaatattcaaaaaaaaaaaaaaagttagctgcctcatttattataaaatagtacTTAGGATAAATACTCTCTAAGCCTGTCTTAAAGGCTGAGTATTGTATTGTGTTCCTGTGATCCCAGTGTGTCATGAGTATTAGATCTGCCTTGTATACATGGTAAATCCAAGTACCTGGCCCCTGACCCTCAGGAGCTGTAGCTTGTACCTGCCCACACAAAACATGAAAAAGGTGAAAACATGAGGATTAggggttcaaggttatcctcagctacacagtgagtccaaGGACAACCTAGACTACAGGAGACCAGGCAGGAGTAGGACAACAGCTTGGTCAACAAAGTGCTTGCTGTTtaacatgagggcctgagttcaatcctcagcatacATGAGCATGTGCGCACATTCTTGGCTCACCCAGTGAAAGAAAGCATTCACTGCTTGTCTACCAAGTTTGACgtcctgaattcaatcctcagaacccagggTGAACTCCCAAGAGTTACCCTCAACTGACACATTGCTCACTAATAAGTTGGACAAGGCAGAAAGGTATACCTCTGGAGAGGCAGGAAACAGAAGGATTGCTGAGGGCTTGTTGGCCTGTCAATTTAGCTGAACTGTTTGTTTCGCTTCAGGTTTAGTGAGTGATCAAAATATAAGAAGGGGCCCCGGAGACGGCTCAGCCCATCAGTGGATGAACTCTTCTGGGCACATCAACAAACATCAGGTTCAGACAGAGATGCTGTCTCCAAATAGTAAGTGGGGAGTAATGGAGAAAGTCACATTGACACCCAGTATCTATCTCTGGTTTCCACAAGTAAACACAAACACCCAAAATAAATCAAgttaaaaataagcaaaggagCATGTGCACGCACAACTCAGTGGCAGAGAGCTGGCTGAATGTATGGGGCCTGGATCTGACCAAGTACTACCAAACCCTGCCCCCACTTTGTTCCCAAAAGAGTTAtatgtaatcaaaataaattttgagtGATTCAATTTTCATACATGTGAACCACTTGATTCTGAAAACAAAGCCACAACAATGTTGTGGCCAAGAACTGAAAGTTCCCTAGAAAGTATTTATACTCGAAGTCATCTATCCAAGTACCTAATTCCTGTTGGAGTAGAAGCTTCGTAGGGGAACATTTCCTTAAGAATATCCCTTTCtactcttctttcctctgtttttTCTCCCACCTagtaagaaacaaagaaacaaacacaagttaaaatttagtatatatatgcaataattCAAATACTTAAAACATCTTTAGGGGAACAAAATACCCTCCTCTGGCTTAGTTTTGGTATCAACTAGGTATTCAGAAGGCTCCAAGACTCTTCACATTTCATCATGGGGATGGTATATTAATCATCAAAGGGAAACACCCAGCAGCCCAACAAGGCTTGTAAATTCCCTCAGGAATGCCCTTGTTTAGCATTAAGAAAGCATTAAGAGTGCACTGTTTCTTCCTGTTAGGAATCTGTGATATGTAAAGGGTTAATTATAGAAGATACCTAATTAATGTAGACCTCtatcttgttttaaaagtcaattaaatcattccagcttaaaaaaaaattgcttaagCCATGCAGCCAGCATTTTAAAGATTGGTTACACAGGAGTCTACCACACAAAGGTACTTGAAGGTCTTTTCAACAAAAGAGCAGCTTCCCTCACAGCCCAAGTAGCATTTTAAACTTGGATCCATGACAGAAAGAGCCTATTACAAGCAGCACACCAACTCCCCTGCAACCAGAAACTGAAGAGCCACACAGCAGCAGGAATATAGTATTATTAGTAAGCCATACTGTATTAATCTCTATTTTCACAACTAAATTTGTCTttaaaccatacacacacacacacacgcgcacacacacacacacacataaacctcCCAGTAAAGTTCTGTCTCCTCCCGCTTAAAACAAAAGTCTGAAAGATAAAGACAGCATTGGGCTAAATTGTATCCATTTACTTCAGCTCTTGTCAATGGTTTCTTTGGTGTTCTTCTGGTTATGTCTGAGAATTCAGTGATTGGCAGAATAGAAGATGCATGCTTGAAATTTCCAGTCAACCTATTGGCCACCTGCCAAGATTCAAATTATTCAGACTCAGAATTATCCAAATATAGCAaagacacttaaaataaaaaaaaaaaaaaaaaaaaaaaagataattcatTTCTGTAATATGTGATTTTCCCCTAATAAAAATTTAGGTAGTGGAATCTAGAAACACACTCAGTGCTTCACACATGAAACCTTGTAATTCTTCAAATATTTAGTAAAAAATTATCCTCATGGTATTTAGGATTCTTATGTAATTAATTAAACTTATTTGTAAAATGACTAcattcaaatattcaaaaatccaGAAACTTGGAGAAAATTAGTTAAAATGTAGTATAAATTTTCCATTTGCCAAAATTCACCACCTCCCAAATTCCAACTAAGGGGTAATTACAAAGAACAGCACTTAGATagtttatgaaacatatttactAAGGATTCGTTGCTTGACGCCTTTATAGTTTCAGCTATGGGAGTACTCTCTGAAATTACTGCACCATCTATACGAAAATGCTGTGAAGTTTCCACCTGTTAgtttgaaaacagaacaaaaacaatcAGTGTGAAGCAATCACTAAGGCCCTACCAATCTGCAAACCCGACTCAGCGGCAAGCCCTGCGTCACCCTTTTCCTCGGAGTTCTTCTCGACCCTCTTGTGGACTCCCTAGTTAATGCCTGCAGAGGTCCGACTTTTGAAGATCCACTTGTCCATTCAGTCTCAGTTACTCCAGCTTGGGAATAGCTCTAGTCAAGCATCAACACGTTAAAAAGTCATATCCTAACACAAACCCCTGAACAATGACCATTTTTAGCACACCAAGAGAAACCAAGAACTCTCTAGACATCAGCAATTACAAGCAATGCTACGCCCTCAAAATATTTCTAACGAAAGGTACTGATTTTGCTGCCTTGTAGTCAATCACCAGAAAGTAAAGGTCAATAAAATACACTAGAGTCTGCTCAGAGTATTGACAGCTCTCACTGGTTTCTCCTGTGATATGCTGCTTGGTAACTGACCTAGCACTAAAGCAGCATCTCTGTCTTTGGGATCATGAGTTACATACATGTCATTTGTTATGATTTGTttccaggaaggaaggaggaaggaaattaGAAAGAAACCACTTTTGATGGCAGTAGCTTAGTGTTAGAGCCCCTGTTTACtatgtgtgaggtcctgggttctattcccagcaaggagaaaaaaattaaagaaaaagcaaacaacaaacttCTATGGCTGCTCATCAATCAGACATTCTTTCCACgtgatttaattattttagtaGAATCTGTCAAACTGTAATTGTACTCTCCCCTTCCTACAGAAAGCACACAGCGGTTGCCTTCCAACCCCAGATTAATTTTTCTCTGGGAGGAAACAGAACTGACTTCCCCCTCATTTAAACAGTGCTTTAGTGGTCAAGTGCAGTGGAACAACACAAGTTACCTTAGCTTCagggaagcagaaacaagagaactGCCTGCCACAAATTTTAGGACAGCCTAGGGCACATACTGAGACtgactttattaaaaaaataaaaaagcatccTAGGGATGGGGACATGGCTTGTATCCAGTATGCAATGCCATGTTTGGTCACTAGCACCAtaccaaaactaaaaccaaaaccaaaaccaaaaaaactccATCACGGCAACAAAAATCCCTTAGGCCTTATGGACGAGCTCACCTCCACCCAATCAATCCTGCGTGCAGCTGTTTTCATGGACATCAACATCAGCCTTACATGGGAGTCAGTCAGTACTCACTAAGCTACTTCTCACTGATCCCGGATAAGCATGCTGATTTGCTATCGGTAGGTACCACCACTCAAACTGTACAGTGACACAAACAGTCCCCAAGCCAATCTCATGTTTACCTGGATTGacaagagtttttgttttgttgtgtgtgggttttttatttttatttatttatttttttaagagacagggtttctctatgcagctttggctgtcctggaactcactctgtagaccaggctggccctgaactcatggAAATTGGCCtgcttgtctcctgagtgctaggattaaaggcatgtgctaccactgcccagcaagagtttattttttaaagaaatatattttaattgtatgcgtatgtctgtacacatacacatcagaGGCCATTAAGAGGGTCCTTTGGAGCAAGAGATACAGCAGCTGTAAGCCATGATGTGGGTTTGAGAATCTGACTCAGGTCCTCACAAGAGCTCTTAAGCACTAAGCTGTTTCTCCAGCACCAGCATCGTAAGATTTTTGACATACAATCTGAATCTCAGGGCTCCTTACCCTGCTATTAGTTAGGGAATCTCTGCTGAATGTAAAATTAATGTCAAAGACACATTATGTAAATGAAAcactatgtaaacaaaataaattcttatcaACAGTCAAATGCCAAAGTTTGACACAGTATCAGTCTGTGCTCTCCATCCTGGTGACACACACTTGTCACTCCTGCCCTGGCCTCCAGCTTCTAATTCTCCTGTACCTGCAGTGCTGCAGCTACAGGCACATATCGACACTCACAGCAACCAACTTTGAGAATgtaaagagaaattaataagattatCTATCATTCAATGGCAGAATTTGGAAAGAGGCACCAATCACACAGGACTATCTCACTAGCATGTATGCAATGTAAGTGTTTTATGCTTTGAAACCAAGTAAGATTCACAGTTCCATGAGTCAAGACATTCCTTGACTCATCTTAGGGacgaataaaagaaacaaatcttttCTCACAAAATTCTACAAAGCTAAGTGAGGAAGGAGTAAGTTAGAAGACATTAAACAGCTGAGGCACAGAGTGAGAGTCCAGCAGACAGGCTATTAAATCCAAACAAAACCTAAGCTCTGACAAACAAACCCCACACTAAACTGCTTTACAGTGAGATATAAACAAGTCTTGCACGGTGGTGCACA
Above is a window of Arvicanthis niloticus isolate mArvNil1 chromosome 22, mArvNil1.pat.X, whole genome shotgun sequence DNA encoding:
- the Tmpo gene encoding thymopoietin isoform X2 — its product is MPEFLEDPSVLTKDKLKSELVANNVTLPAGEQRKDVYVQLYLQHLTARNRPPLAAGANSKGPPDFSSDEEREPTPVLGSGASVGRGRGGGVGRKATKKTDKPRLEDKDDLDVTELSNEELLDQLVRYGVNPGPIVGTTRKLYEKKLLKLREQGTESRSSTPLPTVSSSAENTRQNGSNDSDRYSDNDEDSKIELKLEKREPLKGRAKTPVTLKQRRIEHNQSYSQAGVTETEWTSGSSKVGPLQALTRESTRGSRRTPRKRVETSQHFRIDGAVISESTPIAETIKASSNESLVANRLTGNFKHASSILPITEFSDITRRTPKKPLTRAEVGEKTEERRVERDILKEMFPYEASTPTGISASCRRPIKGAAGRPLELSDFRMEEPFSSKYVPKYVPLADVKSEKTKKGRSVPMWIKMLLFAVVAVFLFLVYQAMETNQGNPFTNFLQDAKISN